A region of Papilio machaon chromosome 22, ilPapMach1.1, whole genome shotgun sequence DNA encodes the following proteins:
- the LOC106713970 gene encoding protein mab-21, translating to MLVPPEMMAAQSKLVYQMNKYYNERVANRKAQIAKTIHEVCRIVQDVLKEVELQEPRFISSLTDYNGRFDGLEVVSPHEFEIVIYLNQMGVLNFVDDGSLPGCAVLKLSDGRKRSMSLWVEFITASGYLSARKIRSRFQTLVAQACDKCSYRDCVKMIAETTEVKLRIRERYIVQITPAFKCAGLWPRSAAHWPLPAIPWPHPNIVAEVKTEGFDLLSKECLALQGKNSAMEGDAWVLSFFEAENRLLQGGCRRKCLSVLKTIRDRHLDLPGNPVTCYHMKTLLLYECEKHPREHEWDEGALGDRINGIFLQLISSLQCRRCPHYFLPHVDLFKGKSPTALENAAKQVWRLTREMLTNSRAFEKL from the coding sequence ATGCTCGTGCCCCCCGAGATGATGGCGGCCCAGTCCAAGCTCGTCTACCAGATGAATAAATACTACAATGAGCGGGTCGCCAACCGCAAGGCCCAGATCGCCAAGACGATCCACGAGGTGTGCCGTATCGTGCAGGACGTGCTCAAGGAGGTGGAGCTGCAGGAGCCGCGATTCATCTCCTCGTTGACCGACTACAACGGCCGCTTCGACGGTCTAGAGGTCGTATCGCCGCACGAATTCGAGATCGTCATCTATCTCAATCAGATGGGCGTGCTCAATTTCGTGGACGATGGCTCGCTGCCGGGCTGCGCCGTGCTCAAGCTGAGCGACGGCCGCAAGCGCTCCATGTCGCTGTGGGTAGAGTTCATCACCGCCTCGGGCTACTTGTCTGCGCGCAAGATCCGCTCGCGCTTCCAGACGCTGGTGGCGCAGGCTTGCGACAAATGCTCGTATCGCGACTGCGTCAAGATGATCGCCGAGACGACCGAGGTGAAGCTGCGCATCCGCGAGCGGTACATTGTGCAGATAACGCCGGCATTTAAATGCGCGGGGCTGTGGCCGCGCTCAGCGGCGCACTGGCCGCTGCCCGCCATCCCCTGGCCACACCCCAACATCGTGGCTGAGGTGAAGACTGAGGGCTTTGACCTATTGTCCAAGGAATGCCTCGCGCTTCAGGGCAAGAACTCCGCCATGGAGGGGGACGCGTGGGTGCTGAGCTTCTTCGAGGCCGAGAACCGACTGCTACAAGGTGGCTGCCGGCGCAAGTGTCTCAGCGTCCTCAAGACGATCCGCGATAGGCACCTCGACCTGCCCGGCAACCCGGTCACCTGCTACCACATGAAGACGCTGTTGCTGTACGAGTGCGAAAAGCACCCGCGCGAGCACGAGTGGGACGAGGGCGCGCTGGGCGACCGCATCAACGGTATTTTCCTGCAGCTGATATCGTCGTTGCAGTGTCGCCGCTGCCCGCACTACTTCCTGCCGCACGTCGACCTCTTCAAGGGCAAGTCGCCGACGGCGCTCGAGAACGCCGCCAAGCAGGTGTGGCGGCTCACGCGCGAGATGCTTACCAACTCCAGGGCGTTTGAAAAGCTGTGA